One Trichomycterus rosablanca isolate fTriRos1 chromosome 12, fTriRos1.hap1, whole genome shotgun sequence DNA window includes the following coding sequences:
- the mid1ip1a gene encoding mid1-interacting protein 1A yields the protein MMRVPELQNQKNSLFTAMNRFIGAVNNMDETVMVPSLLRDVPHVSEGESGDYMRAAEADMYAYYTQLKSIRNEIEWGAVLRTDDPQKAAEKAEKTLESGSEQADLERLLRFHLKGLHGVLSKLTSHANQLTDRYKQEIGIAGWGQ from the coding sequence ATGATGCGCGTTCCTGAGCTGCAGAACCAGAAGAACTCTTTATTCACGGCTATGAACCGCTTCATCGGCGCCGTCAACAACATGGACGAGACGGTGATGGTACCGAGTCTGCTGCGCGATGTTCCGCATGTTAGCGAAGGAGAAAGCGGGGATTACATGCGTGCAGCTGAGGCTGACATGTACGCCTACTACACCCAGCTCAAATCCATCCGCAATGAGATCGAATGGGGCGCAGTGCTGCGTACAGACGATCCGCAAAAAGCCGCAGAGAAGGCGGAGAAAACGCTGGAGTCCGGGAGCGAACAGGCCGATCTGGAACGGCTGCTGCGCTTCCACCTGAAGGGTCTGCACGGGGTGTTGTCCAAACTGACCAGCCATGCCAACCAGCTCACCGACCGCTACAAGCAAGAGATTGGCATTGCTGGCTGGGGTCAGTAA